In Halogeometricum sp. S1BR25-6, a single genomic region encodes these proteins:
- a CDS encoding restriction endonuclease, with protein sequence MENLPELEPEAFVSFLADLWDERGWDTSVKQRPDETYFIVGRRGDGKRGVLYVFPTAESHVSTQHVKRFVGFCRKKGIDVAVVATQGAYAGEAREIAESKGIHLLDRETLAGTVEEGGFEHVLRTYTGGGDHGPLDRLLATLRSYGVPVPEALPFDFAALLDRLPVGGDGGGGDGGDEDGEGGPDGANRDPEPKSNSTSKTPADAAAGNSGESGDGADGGGDDGGRDIAGALPGPLTSLPRPNVVLPAALVVLVVFLLGSAVGPALGLPAIGGAGGGGDLAVSALSTAGANATAEVRWNARTAESLTVNGTTYDAPPNETFVLVRMNVSNVGSSPLSMDESSLALEVAGERYGHQPLDGVVGFDQGGLFAPDDPREVWVVFSVPDDAESATLVLRGDEFVRFVRDGTVEAEATVAAA encoded by the coding sequence ATGGAGAACCTACCGGAACTGGAACCGGAGGCGTTCGTCTCCTTCCTGGCCGACCTGTGGGACGAGCGAGGGTGGGACACCTCGGTCAAGCAGCGCCCCGACGAGACGTACTTCATCGTCGGACGGCGCGGCGACGGCAAGCGGGGCGTCCTGTACGTCTTCCCGACGGCGGAGTCGCACGTGTCGACCCAGCACGTGAAGCGGTTCGTCGGCTTCTGCCGCAAGAAGGGCATCGACGTGGCCGTCGTGGCGACGCAGGGTGCCTACGCCGGCGAGGCCAGGGAGATAGCCGAGTCGAAGGGCATCCACCTCTTGGATCGCGAGACGCTCGCCGGAACCGTCGAGGAGGGCGGCTTCGAGCACGTCCTCCGGACCTACACCGGCGGGGGCGACCACGGACCGCTGGACCGACTGCTCGCCACCCTGCGCTCGTACGGCGTCCCGGTCCCCGAGGCGCTTCCGTTCGACTTCGCGGCGCTCCTCGACCGGTTGCCGGTCGGCGGCGACGGAGGTGGAGGTGACGGTGGAGACGAGGACGGTGAAGGAGGCCCCGACGGAGCGAACCGGGACCCGGAGCCAAAATCGAATTCGACCTCGAAGACCCCGGCCGATGCGGCCGCCGGGAACTCGGGTGAGTCCGGCGACGGCGCGGACGGAGGCGGGGACGACGGCGGGCGGGACATCGCGGGCGCGCTCCCCGGCCCGCTGACGAGTCTACCGCGGCCGAACGTCGTCCTTCCGGCGGCGCTCGTCGTCCTCGTCGTCTTCCTGCTCGGGTCGGCCGTCGGCCCGGCGCTCGGACTCCCGGCCATCGGCGGGGCCGGCGGCGGGGGCGACCTCGCGGTTTCGGCGCTCTCGACGGCCGGGGCGAACGCGACGGCAGAGGTGCGGTGGAACGCGCGGACGGCCGAGTCGCTGACGGTGAACGGAACCACCTACGACGCGCCGCCGAACGAGACGTTCGTCCTCGTGCGGATGAACGTGAGCAACGTCGGGTCGTCGCCGCTCTCGATGGACGAGTCGTCGCTGGCGCTGGAGGTCGCCGGCGAGCGGTACGGCCACCAGCCGCTGGACGGCGTCGTCGGCTTCGACCAAGGAGGGCTGTTCGCCCCGGACGACCCGCGGGAGGTGTGGGTCGTCTTCTCCGTCCCCGACGACGCCGAAAGCGCGACGCTCGTGCTCCGGGGCGACGAGTTCGTCCGGTTCGTCCGCGACGGCACCGTCGAGGCGGAGGCGACGGTGGCCGCTGCGTGA
- a CDS encoding DUF7282 domain-containing protein, with the protein MHPIRPLAALVAALLLVATAAPALALPPDERTRSVVPDTDADAPAVFAADAASASIGGDLTVTRGDEVTFTVSHSGPANVTVGEPGSGFHLIVALGGSGTDEVTIDTYASTAADPDEFVEGGDATLLSKPLSKSLMPSRYLMNVSVDGDERAVATLTVEPREEMRAESFVAPAEFEVTEYATGADGDDADVGALTDVMSDSNVVAVGDYAVMRVEESGLESALNVENLTGGAAANGVEWSVSQVSPAPNSDSGAYTAGLDDEANVTVLPAFEDGTVYFVWDTSAVEADEDRPERNEYEARLTLTAANGLVEEDTVVAATTFRLVEAEASLEPVNDTVQYPWENDTFVVRGETTRAPNATLEVRLRSPRPDAFLLISEATVDANREYETTIDLYGVTRGVTATLWTDEFYPGTAQEVTLVAPNATVRFDDQSARDAAVTLAFVEAPEGGFVRIHDADGNGVGRSDYLAPGRHENVSAGLSLPLYEEQTLRAELVNDSDGDAAYSRNDSEYTRSGRVVGDTARVAFESPPTETPAAATGTPTATVAATSAPTATPYPVLSETPLGPSDGTSGTGVPLSPAVAVAAILAAAGLFARGTTGEDDE; encoded by the coding sequence ATGCATCCGATACGCCCCCTCGCGGCGCTGGTCGCGGCGCTCCTGCTCGTCGCCACCGCCGCCCCCGCACTCGCCCTCCCGCCCGACGAGCGGACGCGGTCGGTCGTCCCCGACACGGACGCCGACGCGCCCGCCGTCTTCGCCGCCGACGCCGCCTCCGCCTCCATCGGCGGCGACCTGACCGTCACCCGCGGCGACGAGGTGACGTTCACCGTCAGCCACTCCGGCCCGGCGAACGTCACCGTCGGCGAACCCGGCAGCGGTTTCCACCTCATCGTCGCCCTCGGTGGGAGCGGCACCGACGAGGTGACCATCGACACCTACGCGTCGACGGCCGCCGACCCCGACGAGTTCGTCGAGGGCGGCGACGCGACGCTCCTGTCGAAACCGCTCTCGAAGTCGCTCATGCCGTCGCGGTACCTGATGAACGTCAGCGTCGACGGCGACGAACGCGCCGTGGCGACGCTCACCGTCGAACCCCGCGAGGAGATGCGCGCCGAGTCGTTCGTCGCGCCCGCCGAGTTCGAGGTGACCGAGTACGCCACCGGCGCCGACGGCGACGATGCGGACGTCGGGGCGCTCACCGACGTGATGTCCGACTCGAACGTCGTCGCCGTCGGCGACTACGCCGTGATGCGCGTCGAAGAGTCGGGGCTGGAGTCGGCGCTGAACGTCGAGAACCTGACCGGCGGCGCGGCGGCGAACGGCGTCGAGTGGTCCGTCTCGCAGGTGTCGCCCGCCCCGAACAGCGACTCGGGCGCGTACACCGCGGGACTGGACGACGAGGCGAACGTCACCGTCCTCCCCGCCTTCGAGGACGGCACGGTGTACTTCGTCTGGGACACCTCCGCGGTCGAAGCCGACGAGGACCGCCCTGAACGCAACGAGTACGAGGCGCGCCTGACGCTCACCGCGGCGAACGGACTGGTCGAGGAGGACACCGTCGTCGCGGCGACGACGTTCCGACTCGTCGAGGCCGAGGCGTCGCTCGAACCGGTGAACGACACGGTGCAGTACCCGTGGGAGAACGACACGTTCGTCGTCCGCGGGGAGACGACGCGCGCGCCGAACGCGACGCTGGAGGTTCGCCTCCGGTCGCCGCGGCCCGACGCGTTCCTCCTCATTAGCGAGGCCACGGTGGACGCGAACCGCGAGTACGAGACGACCATCGACCTCTACGGCGTGACGCGCGGCGTGACCGCGACGCTGTGGACGGACGAGTTCTACCCGGGAACGGCCCAGGAGGTGACGCTCGTCGCCCCGAACGCGACCGTTCGGTTCGACGACCAGTCCGCCCGCGACGCCGCGGTAACCCTCGCGTTCGTCGAAGCGCCCGAGGGCGGGTTCGTCCGCATCCACGACGCGGACGGGAACGGCGTCGGCCGTTCGGACTACCTCGCGCCGGGGCGACACGAGAACGTCAGCGCGGGTCTGTCGCTCCCGTTGTACGAGGAGCAGACGCTCCGCGCCGAACTCGTGAACGACTCGGACGGCGACGCGGCGTACTCGCGGAACGACAGCGAGTACACCCGGTCGGGACGAGTCGTCGGCGACACCGCGCGCGTCGCCTTCGAGTCGCCGCCGACCGAGACGCCGGCGGCCGCGACGGGGACGCCGACTGCGACGGTCGCGGCCACGTCGGCCCCGACGGCGACGCCCTACCCGGTGCTGTCGGAGACGCCGCTGGGGCCGTCCGACGGCACCTCCGGGACGGGCGTACCGCTGTCACCGGCCGTCGCCGTCGCGGCGATTCTGGCGGCGGCAGGGCTGTTCGCGCGCGGAACGACGGGGGAGGACGACGAATGA
- a CDS encoding DUF7312 domain-containing protein, which translates to MDTRDDGDDRRDDVDAHADRRGDPTRAPADPREDRRNDAENGDHGPDARDDGDDEVGIAEAVGEDRPPLGPLEPGSPTPENVLFVVLGALATVALVATLL; encoded by the coding sequence ATGGACACGCGCGACGACGGCGACGACCGACGGGACGACGTCGACGCCCACGCCGACCGGCGCGGCGACCCGACCCGCGCGCCCGCCGACCCGAGAGAGGACCGCCGCAACGACGCCGAGAACGGAGACCACGGTCCGGACGCCCGCGACGACGGAGACGACGAGGTGGGCATCGCGGAGGCCGTCGGCGAGGACCGCCCGCCGCTCGGACCGCTCGAACCGGGGTCGCCGACCCCGGAGAACGTCCTCTTCGTCGTGCTGGGCGCGCTGGCCACCGTGGCGCTGGTCGCCACACTGCTCTGA